TTCGGTGCCGTTTTCTTGCGGTAATGTTTTTGGTTTTCGCTACCACAAAGCGTCCTTGGCCATTTACGCCAACACCACATCTTGCAGTGGTTCGTTTTTTCTACGGCGAGATACTTGGACGGTAACTTTCCGATCCAGCTTATTCAAAAACCCGAACAACCGTTCTGGTGAGAACAGCGTATAGTGGCCATTCATCAGATTAGAGACTTCGGGCTGTTTAATCTCTAACAGTTTGCTGATTTCCCGTTGCTTAAGTTTCTTCTTTTCAAGGATCATCCGCACGGAATGTCCGAGTTTGGCTCGAGTTAAGAGTTCGTCTGCATCATCAAGGCCCAGATCGGCAAAGACATTGCCGGAGCTTTCCTCAAAGGCTATTTTTCCATTCTTCATCATCATTTTTGTTCCTTTTCTCGCTGCACCGCTTTCTTATACCGCCGTGTAATCATTTCCACATCCAGCTTCGCTGTTTTCTTGCCCTTCGGCGCTTTCTTTTGAAAGGCATGCAGGACATACACCCTTCGCCCAATCTTGACTGCATAGACGGTCCGAAACGTGTCGGTATCAAAGCGGGTGACGATTTCTAAAATTCCACTGGCCACTCCTTTGAATGGTTTGGCTTTTGGTGGTTTCTCACCTAATTGCACATCATAATAACGCCGCGCCAATATCCGACCTGACCGCTTTAGGAAACGACTGCACTTGTTCTCGTGCATCGCCTACCCACACCACAGGTCTTATGTCATCATCTATCTCTATTTATAGCTTATAAGTAATTGCCTATAGTTTCAAGTAAAAAATTACAGGCTTGACGAAAAGACGCTTTACAGCCTTAAAAAACCTCATTGCCCCCAGCTATCCCGCCGTTTGGCTTTACGGCCTCTGCCGTTCGCTCCGAACACGAAGGATGTGGATCACATCTTTCGTGTTCTCGTAATACACCAAATGGTTTTTGTAGACGTAGCGTCGTATATTTCCCTCGAATGCGTGCCCCAGATTGGAATTGTCCGTGAGCAGATCAAAGCTGTAGTACACAGCCCGTCTCAATATTCCTGAGCTTGGCCTTCGCCAAAATATTGAATGGTGTAGAGGGATATGGTTTTGAGATCAGATTTTCTCTCCAAATAGGCTTCTCACGAAAATCGCTTTCCAAACCCCGCATGTTTCGAGGGTTTTTGGTGTTCGTGACTTCCTCTCAATTAGAGAGTACCCAAAATGAGAGTCGGATTAGCCGCCCGTTCTTTGCTTTTCTTCCCTTGTGAATATATAAACTGGCTTTTGGTTCGTTGACAATATTTTTAATGATTTCTGCCAATCTGTGTTACTTGCAGTCAAAATGACCATATGTTAGATGATCTCTATGCATAGAATCTCAATGGAACGGCCAATGTGGTGGCAATTTCAAACGGTCACAATGTGGTTATGTTTGTGTCTTCTGTTATTCCAGGCATCGTGTGCCTCAACACCTGCCTCGTCATCGGCATCGCGCGACTTTCAAGTTGGTCAAATTATTGAAGTGAAAACGGGGAAACTCGTTGAGTTTGAAGATCTGAAATTGGAATTGGCAAATGCTGATGTCGTGTATATTGGCGAGGAGCACTATACGCCTTCCCACATTGATGCGGCGGTTCAGGTCTTAGAGACGTTAGTTGCCTCTGACCGTAAGCCTGCATTGGCGATGGAAATGTTTAGTTGGAATGGTCAATCAGCACTGGATCAATATACTCAGCAGCATGCATTGACTGAGGCGCAATTTCTGAAGGACTCGCATTGGGAAGAAAATTGGGGGTCTGATTTTACGGGCTATAAACGGTTAGTCAATTTTGCGAAGGAACACCGGCTTCCCCTCTATGCGCTGAATCCCCCGCGTTCGTTGGTGCGAATGGTTTCCAAGCTGGGCCTCCAGGCGGCATTGCTCGATCCTGCGATGGATCAATGGGGTGTGAAGAAAGACATTTCGTTGAACGATCCTGAATATGAAAAAGTCATTTTTAAACCTATAGAACTCTGTCATCCTGGATTGCCGAAAAACATGTATGACAGATATTATCAAGCCTCTATCTTTCGAGATGAAGGTATGGCCAAGGTAATTACGAGGTATGTAGACCGGAAGTCTCAGGACCAGGGTCCGCTGGTCAGTTACACTGGCGGCGGCCACATTCAATATAAGGTCCCTGTTCCAAAGCGAGTCAGGCGAGATGCGTCTTCGATGCTTAAGGATGTCTCGGTTTACCTGATAGCGTTAGACCCTGTGCGAGAAGAAGAAGTGCGGGAAGCGATGAATGAAGGCATTGCTGATTACATTTGGTTGAAAGCATTGGGTCCTAACGGTCCACAACCCCGTTGTGGGTGAACACGTTTACCTTAACCCGCCTACAGAGTTTTCCGGATTTGTCTCAACCCACTTGAGGGAAAACCTGAGAGTGTTATGAAAGGCCTTTGTCTTCCTCTGTTGATTTTTGGCCTCTTGTTTCATCAAAATACGAAATTCGTGGTTGTTTGACTATTTAGAAGGAGGAACAATGGGAGATCCGATTATTATTCCCCAAAAGCTGCCGTACATCATGGAAATGGAACCCGGGACCTATTACTGGTGCAAATGTGGTCGATCAAAAACTCAACCATTTTGTGACGGGTCACATACCGGAACCGAGCATACGCCAATGGAAGTTGAGCTCAAAGAGGCTAAACGGGTTGCATGGTGTGGCTGTAAACACACAAAGAGGCCGCCTTTTTGCGACGGTACGCATTCACGGATTGAGGAGTAGCAAGCCAGGACGCCTTACTCCTTGATGTGGTCGCTTCCAGAATTATTAGAAAAATTCAAAATAATCAGCAGGTTATGGTTTTAATGACTGACGGGTCACGGTTAAATTCCGAAGATGAAAAATTGAGGCCTGGTTATTGCGAAAGACCCCTTAAGTTTTATAAAATTTCAGCTTGATTAAGATCCAATCTTAATGTGTCATTAGAAACATAGATCACAAGGGAGGGACCCGCAATGAAAGGCATATCAAAAGGTGTAGTGGGATCGGTAATGGCTATGGCACTGAGTGCCTCTCCGGCATTAGCCAATGCCCCAGGTGGCGGCTATGAAGGTATTACGGCAATGTATGTAGGCTTTATTGCTGCCATTCTTGGATACGGCGTATACGACATCTTCTTTAAGAAGTCATAAGTCGTTCCGGCAAGAAGAATTTTCAAGTTCTCAAACCTTCCAGATCTGCGTGTTGTCAGGTCTGGGAGGTTTTTTTATGTCCGCTTTACTATGGCTTTATGATGTGGTTGTGGCATTGGTCTGCAGTAACGGTTCTAAAAACGTGAGGAGATTTTCCACAATAACTTTATATCCTTCACCGGTCGGATGGATGCCGTCTGCCTGATTGAGCATTCGATGCGCGGCGACCCCTTCTAAGAAAAACGGCATAAAGGCAACGTCAAACTCATCGGCCAATTGGGGATACATCTCTGCAAATTGCGATGTGTAGTTGAATCCATAGTTCGGGGGAATTTTCATTCCTGTCAGTAAAACGGTCACGTGGAGATCCTTAAAATGTTGAAGAATCTTTTGAAGATTCTCATAGATGGTTTTGATGGGTTGCCCACGAATCCCGTCATTGGCTCCTAATTCGATAATGACAATGCTGGGTTGGGTTTTCAGCACCCAGTCCAAACGGCGAAGTGCGCCAGCGGTCGTATCGCCGCTGACACCCGCATTCACGACACGATAGGGATATCCAGCTTGGTCTAAATGCCGCTGGAGCCGAGACGGATACGACTCTTCCGGTGGAACTCCAAGTCCGGCGGTTAAGCTATCACCAAATGCGACAATTCG
The Nitrospinaceae bacterium DNA segment above includes these coding regions:
- a CDS encoding hypothetical protein (frameshifted, insertion at around 5233), which encodes MARRYYDVQLGEKPPKAKPFKGVASGILEIVTRFDTDTFRTVYAVKIGRRVYVLHAFQKKAPKGKKTAKLDVEMITRRYKKAVQREKEQK